From a region of the Impatiens glandulifera chromosome 4, dImpGla2.1, whole genome shotgun sequence genome:
- the LOC124936575 gene encoding thaumatin-like protein 1, with amino-acid sequence STILTITNHCPFTIWPAILTGSGPAASSTGFELAPQASTDVTAQPSWSGRVWARTKCSNSGQFSCKTGDCGSNQISCNGKGGAPPVTLIEYTLAGDGNKDFYDVSLVDGFNLPVKVVPSGNGCLSTSCPVDINVACPNDLALMDGGEKIGCKSACLAFGTPQLCCSGAFATPDVCKPSIYSQIFKSKCPQAYSYAYDDNSSTFTCPNGGNYQITFCP; translated from the coding sequence TCAACCATACTAACAATCACGAACCACTGTCCCTTCACAATTTGGCCGGCTATTCTAACTGGTTCAGGACCGGCCGCTTCCTCAACTGGCTTCGAGCTTGCACCTCAAGCCTCCACGGATGTAACCGCCCAACCATCTTGGTCGGGTCGTGTTTGGGCTCGCACAAAATGCTCTAACTCCGGACAATTCTCATGCAAAACCGGTGATTGTGGCAGCAACCAAATTTCTTGCAATGGTAAGGGTGGTGCCCCACCAGTGACCTTAATTGAGTACACCCTAGCCGGAGATGGAAACAAAGATTTCTATGATGTCAGCCTTGTTGATGGTTTCAACCTTCCGGTAAAGGTTGTTCCATCGGGCAATGGTTGCCTCTCAACGAGCTGCCCAGTGGACATAAACGTTGCATGCCCAAACGATTTGGCATTAATGGACGGAGGAGAGAAGATTGGGTGCAAAAGCGCGTGTTTGGCATTTGGGACACCACAGTTATGTTGTAGCGGCGCGTTCGCGACGCCTGACGTGTGCAAGCCATCAATTTATTCGCAAATATTTAAGAGCAAATGCCCTCAAGCTTATAGTTACGCTTATGATGACAATAGCAGCACTTTTACTTGCCCTAATGGAGGCAATTATCAAATCACATTTTGTCCTTAG